In Isosphaera pallida ATCC 43644, the sequence GCGATGGGCAGGTGTGCCGTTCTATTTACGCACCGGCAAACGCCTGCCCAAAACCACCACCGAGGTGGCCATTCAGTTCAAAGAACCCAACATCCCCCTGTTCGAACCCGACCGCGAGACCGACCATCCCCGCTCGGCCAATCAACTGGTGTTGCGAATTCAACCCAACGAAGGAGCCAGCCTCTCGCTTCAAGCCAAAGTGCCCGGCTCGCGGCGTCGTCTGCGCGAGGTGCGGATGGACTTCCGCTACGGCACCTTCTTCACCAGCGCTCCGGCTGCCTATCAACGTCTGTTGATCGACGCCATGTTGGGCGACGCCACCCTCTATACTCGCAGAGACGAAGTGGAATATGCGTGGAAATTTGTTGATGCGATTGTTCACGCTTGGGACGCCGAAAACCGATCCGGTCGGGCGATTACCACCTACCCGGCGGGCACCTGGGGACCCTCTCAGGCCGACGAATTGCTGGCCGCCGACGGCGCGGTCTGGCGACGTCCCTAAGTTGAGTCGGGGCCGACCAACGAGACGCGGAACAAGGTCGTCATGGCAACTGATCGCTTGAACATCGTACTGGTTCATCCCGAGATTGCCCCCAACACCGGCGCGATCGGACGGACCTGCGTGGGAGTCGGGGCAACGCTTTGGCTAGTTCGGCCAATGGGTTTTCAAATCAATGATCGTCATCTTAAGCGGGCTGGATTAGATTACTGGGCGCATCTTGATTGGCGGATCGTTGAGAACCTTGAGGAGATCGTCGAACGGTTCGGTTGGGACCGCCTTTGGTTCTTCAGCGCCCGGGGTGGCCGTCCTTACGCCTCGCTCAATTATCAACCAGGCGACGCGCTGATCTTTGGATCGGAGAGCCGCGGCTTGCCTCTGGAGTGGCGGGCACGGGCCGAGGCCGCAGAACGCGCTGTCTCGATCCCGATGCGCCCCGAAGCACGTGGCCTCAATCTGTCCAACGCCGTGGCGGTCGCCGCTTTCGAGGCGATTCGACAATTCCAAGCCCGCGGCCTCGTTGACTTCGAATCGCTTCAAGTCCAAGACGATCCGATCGCCCCCTTCGAAGAGTCGCATTGAAGTTCGTATGAGCAAAAGAAAGTACAAAAGGTTCCCCCGCCGAGGTTTTCGATCAGATCGCCGAGGCGTTTCGGGTCAAAGGGGACCGCCATTATGGCGAACACGTCAGCGAACGGGAACACGCCCTCCAGGCCGCCGAGTTCGCGCGCCGTCAGGGGTTGACCGATTCGCTTGTGCTGGCCTGCCTGCTTCACAATTATGGACATCTGTTGCATGATCTAGGCGAAACCATTGCCCAAGAGGGGATCGACGCTCACCACGAAGACCTTGGCGCGGCAGCGCTGGCCCGTTGGTTTGGGCGGGAGGTTGTCGAACCGGTCCGACTCCACGTCGCGGCCAAGCGTTACCTTTGCACTGTCGATCCCGCCTACCTCGCTGGGCTTTCACCCGCCTCTCGGCTCAGTTTGGAACTCCAAGGCGGGTTGATGAATTCCGACGAAGCGCGGCTATTTGAATCCCATCCTTATTATGGCGACGCCGTGGCGCTGCGGCGTTGCGACGACCAGGCCAAGGTTCCCGGACTGGTGGTTCCCGGACTGGAGACTTATCGGGACTTAGTGATGGCTCATGTTCGCATGCTCTGAGCCGTTTGAGTCACGAGAGGCCCCGGGCCGATCGCGTCGAGGGTGTTTTGAAGGCTCTCGTGGACCAAACGAGTAACCAGGGCGACCGCGGCGCGTCCTCGCGGGTGTCCGTGTTGTTCTAGAAGCGCTCCAAGGTCGATCGGTTCGCCGAACCGGGCGCGGGCGATGCGTCGTCCCGGTGGCACCACGTGTTGGGTGCCAATCACATCCTGCTCGAACTTGATGAGAGTCTCGGCGATCCGTTCCAACGACGGATGTTGGAAGACATAATCGCCTGGATAACTAAACGCCTGCAACGCCACAAACAGCCGCTCGCGATCGACCCGCGCGCGGGCTTGAACCGCTTCGAACCCACCCTGGGCGGTGATCCACGCCGGATCGTTCAGACGTTGCCGAATGGCGCGACGCAACCGCGCTACCCGCTCAGGAACCGATTCCGACTTGTCCGCGTCGGATTGCCGAGGAGGAGGTTGGGAGTCGTTCCAGCGCGATTCGACCGTTTGCAACAGGGTGTCGCGCAGGGCTTGCACCCGCTCGACCACCTGACCTTGCTTTGGAGCGCCAAAAAGTTCGATTTCCTTGAGCGCCAGCATCGCCAGGGCGTACCGGTGGATGCGTTCGAGTAACGATCCCGTCCCGTCATGCGTCCAGGTGAAGAACCGTTCCAGACGTTCCATGCGGTGAAGCAGTTCCGGCAATGGATTTTCATCGGTTCTGTATTGATGTTTCATCGCCAAGGGAAGAATCGACAAGTCTTGAACGCCTCCGGAGCGGCGCGCCATCAACGCCAGGCCGGCCAGACCTTCGCGTGGCGGGGTGAGGCGGTCGGACATAGAATAGATTTCCCCCTCGGGGAAGACCACCAGCGGTTCGCCCCGTTTGAGCAGGTCGATCGACGCCCGCAGCGAAGGCAAGGCGTCTCCTTCGCGGTCCACCGGCACGACGCCCAAACGCGAAAACAGCCAGCGCCGCGCGCCGAACTCACCCACCAACAGTTGATGAGCTGCCAGCATGTGAAACGGACGCCCCACTGCCTCGCCAATTGCAATGAGGGTGAATCCGTCGGCCCGATCGGCGTGGTTGGCGGCGATCAAGACCGATCCACCCCGCTTCAAGATGGCGGTCAAGTGGTCGGCTCCAGTCAATTCGAGTCGGTCAACCCGATGTTGCCAACGCGCTATGGCCCGACGCAACGGACGGGTCGCCCACACCCAGAACCGCGACAACCGCGGCGGATGAAATCGATCGAAGGAAAGGTCGTCCCGCAGGGCGAGTCGATCCATTGGCGCGGGTCTCAAGATGGTCGTCGGGGTTTGAATAGGTCTTCGACGGCGTTGAGGACGTCACCGGCGTTAGGTGGGGTATTGGGACGACGCGGCCGATTCCCCGCGCCGGGACGGTTAGGGTTGGCGTTCGAATTGGGGGCGTTGCCGCCGCGTCCGGGCAGCGGGATCAAGTCACGCAGTTCCGGCGGCAACGCGCGGTCGAGTCCCCGAGTGGCTTCCTGGAGACCACGATCCAGGCCACGTTGCAACACGTCGCCGCCAATTTCTTTGAGTGCCATTTCAAATACGCGAGGGTCGATTTGAGGACGACTTAGCGTGCCGCGGATTGGCACCACGATCCGCTTGCCGGTGAGAAGATCCCGCGCAACCCGTTGTCCCCCCAGCATCGCGGGCGTGATCGGCATGGCGGCCTGGAGCGCTAGGGTCTGGTCGAACCCGACCCAACCGGCCAGGTCGATCGTCACGTCGGGCGTGATCGGCAACTGAAGACCTTGTTGCACCACCCGACGTTGAGCGATCGTCAATTCCACCGGTTGATCCAGCGCGATGGCAAAACGATTAGGATCGGCCCCGGCGAGGGCGACCAGTTGATTAGTGAAGGAACCAGGACGGCAGGTCACGTCTCGAAATTGAAGCCGTCCTTTCAAACTGAGGTCGCGCTCGCTGGCCAGGGGGATGATGCCTCGCTCGATGTCGAGTTGGATCGCGCCTCGGACCTCGGTCGCTTCTTTGAGGAAGGGCGCGAGGTAGGCCAATAAGCGGTCGGAGACCTCTTCATTGATAGCGAGGTTGTTGAAGGAGGAGTTCCGCAACCCCAGGGACAGCCCCATCGGATCGTCGAGGGTGAGGAAGCCGTGGATTTCGACCTCTCCACCATTCATTCGAGAGCGGATGGGGGCCAGCACGGCTTGACCACCACGGCAAAGAACGACCAGAGGAGCCGGTTGCTCTAGCTTGAGGCCGAAGGCGTCGAATTCGACCAGATCGACGCCGACCTCGCCTTCCAGACCCTTTAGAAGTTGGTTGAGCGAGCCGCCGACCAGCGAACCGGTCAGTTGGAATGGCCGGGCCGCCAGCTTGAGTTGGGCTTGGGGCTCGATGTAGGATTCGGCCATGAACTGAACCAGTCGAGGTCGGGGGATCAGTTGGCCCGAGAGGTTGACGATACGATGGTGGGTCGCCTCGTTGAGCGAACCAGTGGCTTGGAGGATGACGTAGCGGGTGGTGATTCGGGACTGATCCAGGTCGAGCCGGTCGGTTGCGAGGGTGTAACGTCCTTTGAGAGTCACGGCGACCGGTTCGGGGGTCGGTTGGGTGTTGGGAGCGGCCGCGGGCGAAGGGGCGGGGGACGAACCCGGCTCCGCGTCGGGCAGCCAGACGGCCAGGAGGTCTTGAATTGCGTTCAGATCGCCATACAATCCACCTTCGATCTCCAGAGTGTTAATCGCCTGCGGGTCGCTCGGATTCAAGCCGGTCAGGACGATCCCCTCGGGGGCGATCGCCAGCGGGGGCGGCGGCATGGCTTCGGGATCGCCGGGACGCAGGGGTTGGAGTGATGCGCGTCCGGTCTCCGGTTCGTAGCGTCCGGTCACCTCCAGGTTGAGGCGGGGGGTTTGAGGCGCTTGCAGGTCAAGCCGCAACACGTCGAGCGTGATCGGGCCGCTGACGGCCATGCCGTCGAGGCCAACCGATCCGTTGAGGCGGGCGTCGATTCGGCCTGGTCCTCGGGCAGTGGGCTGGTTGCGAACCAGCGCGAGTTCTAGGGCGGTGGGTTGCTTGGCGGTTTGGCCGCGGGTCAGTTGGAGGCGTCCGGCTTCCTGGGTGGTTTTGAATTCGAGTTTGGCCAAGGACCAAGCCGCCGGCGCGCCGCGCTCGTCGGTTGATCCCTTGATCCAAAGATCGATTCGGGCCGAGGGCCGTTCAATCGGGGTGGCGATCAGGCCGGCGAGGTTGATGGCCCGCAGTTCCAGGCCGAGCCAACCGGCGAAGGCATGGGCGGGGTCGGTTGCTTCGGGGTCGCGTTTAAGCGTGGCGGCGATCCCAGCGCGTCCTTGGGGGGCGAGGTCGCCGAGATCGACGAATTGACCGATTTGCGAGGTGAGACCACCCAGGTCGAAGGTGCCCGAGAGGGTCACGCCGGTTTCGAGGTCGCCGCTGCCTTTGAGGTCGAGGAAGTCGGCTTTGGCGGTGATGGTTTCGACCCGGTAGGCATTGGTGTCGCGTTGTTCGACAGCGGCGGTGAGCGTCACCGCTTCGGGCAGTTCGAAAGTGCGGGGCGGTTGATTGGCCTCGGGGTTGCCCGGCGTGGTCACCCGCAGGTTGGTGACGGCGAGTCGCGCGTCGAGGCGTGGGTTGACCTGCTCGTCAGTCGCGTCGATTGTGCGATTGGCCAGCTCGAGGTCGAGGTCGAGCGAGCCTTGTTCGATGGTCGATCCTTCCAGAAGACGCAAGGCGTGGGGAACCTGGTGGGCCAAGGCGGCCAGATCGACCCGTCCCTGGAGTTGGCCCTGGGTCGTGTCGGGAAAGCGGGCGGTCAGGCGGGCCACCGGGGAATTCATCACAAGGTTTTCCAAGGCGAGGCCAGTTTCCTTGGAAAGCAGGTCGGCGTCGAGTTCGACCCGATCGAGCGCCAGGCGGTCGCCCTGAAGGGCGGTGCCCTCGGCGACAAGTTGGGTCAAGGTGGTCTGAGCAGCCAGGCTCCAGAGGTTGGCAGAGAGGGCACGCAGTTCGATCCGGCCATCGAGATGCGCCTGGGTGTCCAGCCCTTCGACGCGGACGGTCAGCGGCCAATTGGTCGCTTGGATCACGGCGCTGAGCAGGGGTTCCTTGGCGTCGGCGTTGGTGTTGGTGTCGTCAGACGTGGTGGCGGTGGCGAGCAGGGCTTGAACGGCGAGGGTGGCACCTTCTTGTTGGGCGAGGCCGAGTTCCAAGGTGATGGGGGCGGGAGCAGTGGCCAACACGAGTTTGGCGTCGAGGCGATCGACCACCAGTGGCGCGACGAGTTCGGGGGTAACGAGCTTGAGGCGGCCACCGACCAATTTGAGGGTGAGGTTGAGTCCGGGGTCGAATGGTTCGAGTTGGAAACCGTTAGAGGGTTCGTCCTTCTTCGAGGTGGCCCAGGGGGACTCGTTGAGGGCGTCCACAAGGTTGACGTGGCCGTCGGCGGTTCGTTCCACGACCAGGTTGAGTCCCTCCACGACGAGGTCGCCGAGATCGGCGGGGTTGGCGATCAAGGCGACGAGGCCGCGGTTGAGGGTGAGGCTCTCAAACGAGGCCAGCATCCTTCCTTCCCCGTCGAGCAGACGTCCGGGACCGAGACGTTGGCGGTGATTCCAGGAGAACTGGGCGGCGTCGAGTTCGAGGCGTCCGGGGGCGATTGCCTCGTTGAGCATGGTATTGAGGACGGCCAGCATCTCGGGACGTCCGGCGAGCCAGGGCAGGCTAGCGACCAGAACCGCCAGGGCTGCGACCAGGAGGGTGAGGAACGCCAACGATCGTTTGAGCCAGCGGCGGACACGGCCCAACCGGCGGGGGGGCTTGGGTTCGCTCATGGTCTCTCCTCCTGGAGATGGGATTCGTTTCGGCGAGGGGGGCGTCTTCCCAGCGCACGAAGAAGCACGGAATGGATAGCCGATAGCCGGGCAGAGTCGGTTTTTCGAGAGGGTTCGTCAAGTCGAACCGGAAGGAGCCGGAGAACGGTCTGGTCTGGTCAGCGTGGCTCCCGCACGTTGTATTCGAGTTTCCAAGCCCGGTCGTCGGCGAGGCTTCGGCAGGAGAGGTCGAGGACGCCCACCTCGGTCACGCGGCTATGGAGCCGGACCGGCACGACTGTCGCCGGGGCTGCGCCGGCGGCGTCGTTGGCGTTCTGTTCGATGGGCAAGGTGGTTTCGACGGGTTCGAGCTCGAGGAGTTCGTCGGGACTCCAGTGGTCCAGTAGGGTTCCGGGGACATCCTGGCGGCGGGTCGTGGAGGAGAGAAAATGGAAGCGGGCCGGCTCGCCCACCATGAGGTTGAGCGGTGGGCCGGGTACGTCGGTTTCCGTGCCCTCCTCCATGCCCATCGGCACTACGCAGAGCGCTTTGAGCGGCGGCTTGATGCCGGGAACGGCTGGCGCGGCGGTCTCGATGCCCAGATAGAAGGCGCGCGAGACCCCGCCCCGCACTCGGATGCCCCGCCCCTTGCGGACCAGGCCGTAATGGGCTGCGCCGCGGGCGACGGCAAGATCGAGTCCGGGGGTTTCCAGGGCGGGGACCGGTCGTCCGCACCACTGGGACAACACTTCCAGAACCCGGCGGCGGAGTGGTTCGGCCTCGAAGACCCCGCCGTTGAACAGCACCGCCGATGGCTTGACGAGCCGCGTGCCGCTGGCCGTCGGCGAGGCGGTGTCGTGATGCAGCGAGTTGGCCTGGCGGGTGAGGAAATGGGCAAGTTGGCGGGTGATAGCGGGTTCGGCGGCGTAGGGCAGCCCGATTTCGGACAGGCCGACCTTGCGGCCGGCCTGGGCGGAGGCTTCGGGGCCGCAGACGGGGAAGAAACCCTCGAGCAAGGTCCGTTCCAGAACCTCGCGGGTCAATTCGGTCTTGATCGCCCCCCCAATGACTTTGGAACCCCTCCCCAAAATTACCACTGGGGCGGTGGTCAGGTTGGGATTGGCGAGCAGGGTTTCCTTGGCTTGGCGGCAGGCATGGGTCAACGCGACCCGTTGGATCGGGTCGAGCCGTTCCATGCCGCCAGGCAAGGTCGCGGCCGCAGCGTAGGCCAGGGCGAGGTCCATGTTGTCGCCACCGAGCAGCAGATGGTCGCCCACCGCAGCGCGTCGCAGCGCGAGGTCGCCGTCGCGGTCTTCGACGGCGACGAGGGTGAAGTCCGTGGTGCCACCGCCGACGTCGCAGACCAAAATCAGGTCGCCGACCTTGACTTGGTCGCGCCAGGAGTCACCCTGAGCGTCGAGCCAGGCGTAGAAGGCGGCTAGCGGTTCCTCTAGGAGCGTGACGTTGTTCAAACCAGCCAGGGTGGCCGCCTCCAGGGTCAACTGGCGAGCGACCGGGTCGAACGAGGCCGGCACAGTCAGCAGAATCTCCTGCTCTTCGAGAGCGTTGCCCGCCGAGGCGCGGGCCTTGTCGCCGGGTTGGGCATGGGTGTGGTTCCAGGCCCGCCTGAGATGGTCGAGAAACGCCCGGGCGGCTTCAACGGGCGAGACCTTGGCGACGTCGTCGGCGGCGGTCCAGGGTAAGATCGCCGCTTGACGATCGACGCCGGGGTGACACAGCCAGCTTTTGGACGAGGCGACCACCCGCCCGGGCACTTTGGCCCCCTGGTCGCGGGCGAACAGGCCGACCAAACGATCCGCCCCCTCCCCCTTTTTCGTGTTCCAAGGACAATCGACCGCCCCGAGGGGAAACTCGCCCTGGGCGGGACGATACCAGAACGACGGCAACACCGCCCGCGACGCCACCTCGTTGAGCGCCACGACCTGGGGAATCTCGAACACCCGGACCTTCGAGCCCGAGGCCGCCCCTTTGGACCCCTCGTCCGAGACCGCCTCGGCCTCAACGAACGCCAAGGCCGAATTGGTTGTGCCTAAGTCAATTCCTACCACCCAACGCGCCATGACGTCACTCCTCCGAAGCTCACGGGTCGGGTCGGAAACTGTGAGGTCGCAAGCCCTTGGCTGCGTCCGACTTCGGTTCCACGTGATTCCACCCCCGCGATTTTACCCGCCGAGCGAAGGCCGAGGGATGTCATCCATGAGGGATTCCACAGCGTTGAGAAACGCCTGGAAGCTCGATGAGCGATTCACGTCCCTGAACTGCGCAAGGTGCGGAGCGATTCGTTTGGCTCCGTCCAGCTTACTGAACTCGGGAATCAATTTCCTGATCGATTCGGAAGGTTTGCGGATCGCGTCGGGTTGACGAAAGCCTTTTTTCTTGGCAATTCCTTCGAGTTGGGGTTGCTTGTAGGCGAGCGCCAAAGCTTCAGGGCAAGCCACGTACCAGGCTTCCAGTTCCTGACAGACAATCCGAATCTTGGTAACATTCCGCCGATCTTCAGGACAGAGCGACTGAAGTTTCTCTTTCGTATTGCGGCAATTGGGTGACGAATCGTTATCGCAGAGGATCAGAAATCGTGCGTTTGGTTCATTCCAACCCTTGAGCTTGCGTGGGATGCTTTCTTTAAGGTCACGCTTGCCGCTGTGAGGAATGGTTTGAAAGGGAAGTTCAGGAAACACGATAGGAAGCAATTGATTCAAGAGATCGGCCATGCTGCGTTCCTCCACCAGAATGACCAGTTTGGGGGGGTGGATTCATCGAGGACCGGCTCCTTTCAGGAGATCTTGATTCCAGAGGCAGCCCAGACGATCTCCTTCCTGAATCAAGCTCTTGATGAGACTGTCGTCGGCAGCGCGTTTGACGATGGAAAAGCCCTGACGTTTTTCCAGCCAGTACACTTCGTCGAGTTCCGCTTCGTTGAGCAGGTCGGGGGAGTGAGTGGAAACGAAGACCTGTCCGCCACGTTTGGCGTAAGCGCGAAATTCCTCCATAAGTTCCGCGAGAAGGTGAGGGTGAAGTTGATTCTCCGGTTCCTCGATCGCCAACAGGGGATGGGGTTTGGGGTCATACAGTAAGACAAGGTAAGCGAACATTTTAATTGTTCCATCAGATACGTAACGTGATATAAATGGATCAGTGAAAGCTTCGTCTTGGAATCGCAACACCAGTCGCCCATCCTCGGTAGGCTTGGCTTCGACGTGGTTTACGCCGGGAACTCGTTGAGTCATGGCATTGAGAATGCGGTTGAAGATGTCGCGATGGTTTTCGTAGAGGTATTGCGCGACTTGAGCCACATTGTCGCCGCGGGTTGAGAGATGTTCGGCATAACCGGCTTCCGTCGAAGGTCGGGCGTCGGCCACATGAAAATCGGCGATGTACCAGTTTTCCAGCAGATTGCGGAATTCGGCGATGACGCGAAATTCTTTGAACTGACCGAGTCCCTTGATTGCCAGGATGGTAGGGTCGTCGAGCTTATATTCGCTCCGTTGCGCATCGACGCCAGCCTGGCCGTAAGCGGACTCGTTGGTAATCGCCTGGCCCTTACCCTCTTCGAAGTCCAGAAAACGCCAGGGTTGACCATGACGGCCACGGCGAAACTGAAGGATTTCCCGACTGACAATCGGACGATTGTTTTGTTGTTTGATTTTGAGAAGGTAGGTCGCCAGTCGGCCTCCGCTTTCTCGAAACTTGATTTCAATGTCGATGGATTCATCCTGGTGGCCTCGACTGACCAACTCCTTGAAGCCTCCCCGGCGCGCGACCGCCTGGGCGACATTGCTCGCCAGCGATTCCTTGAGGAAGCTAAAAAGATCGAACAAGGTGGTTTTGCCGGAACCGTTCGCGCCGATCAAAATGACCAAAGGTCCCAGTTTTTCGAATGTGACCGATTGGAAAACGCGGTAATTCCGAGTGGTGATCGTTTCGATGCGAAGCGCGGGTTGGGATCGCGTCGGGGGATCCGGTTGCTCTTGATGTTGGGTCACGGTGGCGGACTCCAGGGAGTGAAACACGCGTAGTTTGGCGGAGGATTCCAGGGAGTCACTCCCCTTTGTCGGGGGCGAGCAGGTCGGGCGTGGGCGCAGAGGCGGTGTGTCGTTTGCGCGTGGGACGCTTGGGCGAGGCGGGTGAGGTGGGCAAGGCGTCGTTGAGCGGGCTTGGAGCGGCGGTCGCGGAGGGGTGCGAGCCGATCAGGGTGTCGAGACGGTCACGCAGTTCCGAGGCGTTGGGAACCTCGCGGAATTTCAAAAGGCGGGGATGGGACCACCAGTCCGGGCCGTTGGCCTCGTCCACCTTGAGTTTCTCGGTGACCGACAACAGCCAAAGTGGGGGACCGTGGCGAGGAAGGGTTCGCAGCAGACGCTCCAGCGCTGCCGATTTCCAGAACCCAACGACCTCCACGAACACGGTTTGGCCGTCGTGGCGATGAGTAAAGCGGTAGTCAGGCACCCAGACCCCTTCCCCGCCCAACTCAAACAGGTCGCTGGATTCGGCCAACTCCCAATGCGGCGCGATCTGACGAAACCGCTCCTCGAAGCCTCGAACCTCGGCCGGAATATAACTGTCGGCGTCGCGGTAATGCGACACCAGACCGTCGCGGTGGCTCAGGCTGAACGAACGCGGCTCGCGCTTCGGTCCCCAACGCAGCTCCGCCTCCAACTCGAACTCCCGGCATTGCAAAATGGCCGGCAACACCAACGCTAATTGCAAACCATATTTGGTGGTCGAAGTAAATAAGCTCATTGGTCCGTCGATCTGAATGACGTACCCCTGGGTGGGCGAGCCTTCGATTCGATGAAGCAGCCGATGAAACTTGAGCCGCCGAAAGAGGCGACGCAGACGGTCGGGGGGCTCGCGACGCAGACGAACCGTTACCAGCGTCGCCTTGAGCAGCACCGCCTGGGCCAGCGCAACGTTGTAACGTTGAATCAGACGTTCGGGCGAGAGGTCGTCGAACCCGAGCATTCGGTTCTCGTCCTTGAGGTCGGCGAAGAGTCCGGCGGCTACTTGGTCAGGGGTGAGGTTGAGCCGCTGGGCTGCCTCGTTGAGCACCTTGTCGCGGCGAAACGGTGCGCGGTAGCCGGCGGAGCGGAGCGAGCGGCGTTCTTCGGCGGCCAGGGTGAAGACGACCCGCCGCAGTTCCTCGGGGTGGGCTTCGGACACCACCTCGAACTCGGCCCGGTCCTCCAAAACTTTGGCCAGACCCTGCTGGGCGATGTTGGACAGCGGCGGACCCTCGCCCAAGAGGGTTTGGATTTCTTCCTCCAACTCGCCGCGGGTGCGGCCTACCCCGTCGCGGAAAATCAGCAGGAGGTTCTCGGCCGTTTCAAGCAAGTCGGGGTTGGTGGGATCAAGGTACATGGGAATGACCTTCGACTTGCTGTAACGAACCCGGACGAGGTTGCCGGTCAGCACGAGTGCAGATCTCCCCGGAGAATGAGATGAGGCCAAACGATCGTTTGTTTGATGATGTGAGCCAAGGATAGGGAAACCACCCTCCGGCCCGATCGCCTCTCTAGTGACGAAGCGCGAGGGTACGAACCCCTCAGCCGGGGCCGGTGTGGCCGAAGGCGCTATGCTGGCGGCGACGGTTGGAGGTGAACTCCTCGACGGTGCCTCGGGTGACGACTTCGTAGAGGATCGCCTCCTTGTCGGCCGCTTTGCGGAGGATACGGCCCAGACGTTGCACATGTTCACGGACGGTGCCGGTGCCCGACAGCACGATGCCCACGTTGGCCTCGGGGACGTTGACCCCTTCGTTGAGTACCCGCGAGGTGGCCAGGACCGGATAGACGCCCTGACGAAACTTGGTCAAAACCTCGTGACGCTCCTTGGTTTTGGTTTGGTGGGTGATGACTGGCACCAAAAACTCGCGGGCGATCTGGTAGACCGTGGCGTTGTCGTGGGTGAAGATCAACACGCGGTCGCCGTTGTGACGATCGAGCAGGCGTCGAAGCAGCTGAATCTTGGCC encodes:
- a CDS encoding tRNA (cytidine(34)-2'-O)-methyltransferase, whose amino-acid sequence is MATDRLNIVLVHPEIAPNTGAIGRTCVGVGATLWLVRPMGFQINDRHLKRAGLDYWAHLDWRIVENLEEIVERFGWDRLWFFSARGGRPYASLNYQPGDALIFGSESRGLPLEWRARAEAAERAVSIPMRPEARGLNLSNAVAVAAFEAIRQFQARGLVDFESLQVQDDPIAPFEESH
- a CDS encoding HD domain-containing protein — encoded protein: MAEAFRVKGDRHYGEHVSEREHALQAAEFARRQGLTDSLVLACLLHNYGHLLHDLGETIAQEGIDAHHEDLGAAALARWFGREVVEPVRLHVAAKRYLCTVDPAYLAGLSPASRLSLELQGGLMNSDEARLFESHPYYGDAVALRRCDDQAKVPGLVVPGLETYRDLVMAHVRML
- a CDS encoding lysophospholipid acyltransferase family protein, whose amino-acid sequence is MDRLALRDDLSFDRFHPPRLSRFWVWATRPLRRAIARWQHRVDRLELTGADHLTAILKRGGSVLIAANHADRADGFTLIAIGEAVGRPFHMLAAHQLLVGEFGARRWLFSRLGVVPVDREGDALPSLRASIDLLKRGEPLVVFPEGEIYSMSDRLTPPREGLAGLALMARRSGGVQDLSILPLAMKHQYRTDENPLPELLHRMERLERFFTWTHDGTGSLLERIHRYALAMLALKEIELFGAPKQGQVVERVQALRDTLLQTVESRWNDSQPPPRQSDADKSESVPERVARLRRAIRQRLNDPAWITAQGGFEAVQARARVDRERLFVALQAFSYPGDYVFQHPSLERIAETLIKFEQDVIGTQHVVPPGRRIARARFGEPIDLGALLEQHGHPRGRAAVALVTRLVHESLQNTLDAIGPGPLVTQTAQSMRT
- a CDS encoding Hsp70 family protein gives rise to the protein MARWVVGIDLGTTNSALAFVEAEAVSDEGSKGAASGSKVRVFEIPQVVALNEVASRAVLPSFWYRPAQGEFPLGAVDCPWNTKKGEGADRLVGLFARDQGAKVPGRVVASSKSWLCHPGVDRQAAILPWTAADDVAKVSPVEAARAFLDHLRRAWNHTHAQPGDKARASAGNALEEQEILLTVPASFDPVARQLTLEAATLAGLNNVTLLEEPLAAFYAWLDAQGDSWRDQVKVGDLILVCDVGGGTTDFTLVAVEDRDGDLALRRAAVGDHLLLGGDNMDLALAYAAAATLPGGMERLDPIQRVALTHACRQAKETLLANPNLTTAPVVILGRGSKVIGGAIKTELTREVLERTLLEGFFPVCGPEASAQAGRKVGLSEIGLPYAAEPAITRQLAHFLTRQANSLHHDTASPTASGTRLVKPSAVLFNGGVFEAEPLRRRVLEVLSQWCGRPVPALETPGLDLAVARGAAHYGLVRKGRGIRVRGGVSRAFYLGIETAAPAVPGIKPPLKALCVVPMGMEEGTETDVPGPPLNLMVGEPARFHFLSSTTRRQDVPGTLLDHWSPDELLELEPVETTLPIEQNANDAAGAAPATVVPVRLHSRVTEVGVLDLSCRSLADDRAWKLEYNVREPR
- a CDS encoding DUF4276 family protein, with the protein product MEERSMADLLNQLLPIVFPELPFQTIPHSGKRDLKESIPRKLKGWNEPNARFLILCDNDSSPNCRNTKEKLQSLCPEDRRNVTKIRIVCQELEAWYVACPEALALAYKQPQLEGIAKKKGFRQPDAIRKPSESIRKLIPEFSKLDGAKRIAPHLAQFRDVNRSSSFQAFLNAVESLMDDIPRPSLGG
- a CDS encoding AAA family ATPase; the encoded protein is MTQHQEQPDPPTRSQPALRIETITTRNYRVFQSVTFEKLGPLVILIGANGSGKTTLFDLFSFLKESLASNVAQAVARRGGFKELVSRGHQDESIDIEIKFRESGGRLATYLLKIKQQNNRPIVSREILQFRRGRHGQPWRFLDFEEGKGQAITNESAYGQAGVDAQRSEYKLDDPTILAIKGLGQFKEFRVIAEFRNLLENWYIADFHVADARPSTEAGYAEHLSTRGDNVAQVAQYLYENHRDIFNRILNAMTQRVPGVNHVEAKPTEDGRLVLRFQDEAFTDPFISRYVSDGTIKMFAYLVLLYDPKPHPLLAIEEPENQLHPHLLAELMEEFRAYAKRGGQVFVSTHSPDLLNEAELDEVYWLEKRQGFSIVKRAADDSLIKSLIQEGDRLGCLWNQDLLKGAGPR
- a CDS encoding DUF790 family protein, which codes for MLTGNLVRVRYSKSKVIPMYLDPTNPDLLETAENLLLIFRDGVGRTRGELEEEIQTLLGEGPPLSNIAQQGLAKVLEDRAEFEVVSEAHPEELRRVVFTLAAEERRSLRSAGYRAPFRRDKVLNEAAQRLNLTPDQVAAGLFADLKDENRMLGFDDLSPERLIQRYNVALAQAVLLKATLVTVRLRREPPDRLRRLFRRLKFHRLLHRIEGSPTQGYVIQIDGPMSLFTSTTKYGLQLALVLPAILQCREFELEAELRWGPKREPRSFSLSHRDGLVSHYRDADSYIPAEVRGFEERFRQIAPHWELAESSDLFELGGEGVWVPDYRFTHRHDGQTVFVEVVGFWKSAALERLLRTLPRHGPPLWLLSVTEKLKVDEANGPDWWSHPRLLKFREVPNASELRDRLDTLIGSHPSATAAPSPLNDALPTSPASPKRPTRKRHTASAPTPDLLAPDKGE